TATTTGTTACACATATTTACCTAGTTTAATAGTTCAGCAGAATCTTATCGCTTTATTCAAACCCTCGTTGCTCGAGATGTAGTATCGGTCCTTGCAAAAGTTAAAAATTCCTCCCTCTGGTCTTCCTTTATCTTTTTAGACCACCGTGTCTCCAGTTGTATACTTTACTAGTACTATGCTTTTTCTGTTCATGTAATTATGAATCTTGAAGATTTGCCTCCAACAAACTATCCCTTTATAATTAACAAACATAATTGATTTGACCTAGCTATAGACTAGTTTGCTGCTGTGAACGTGGGGGATGATATCATGTCAATGATagtattctctcttctctctttaaCGGAATATGATGACTCTGAGATGAGAGAATCCTTCTTTAatttgtttcttcaattttgagtttctCTGTGATTGGATTTTCTTGTGTTTTGAGTACATGTGGTATAGAACAGTTGCATGGTTTTTAGTGGAACTTTGGCGTTTTCTTTCTTTGACTAATACTTTATCTCTTTGTGTTCTTTCTAAATCTTTTCAAGCATCTCACTTATCCCACTCACAACCGACAAGATAATGCTCACTAATAATCTTGTCATAGATTAAGAATCATTCGCAAAAATTCAATCATAGGAAAATACTACGCAAAACTTTTAGAATTTAAGCCACATACATATAGAAGAAGTACACCAAGAGAATATATATTACTGTGCACCCATAACTAGGCTCCTGAGGTTTGAAGATAAAATCGTAAAAGCTTAGTTCCATTGCTTTCTCCTTTTTTGACCGGCAACATCTCTGTCTGAAAAAATTTCAACCGAAATTTACCAGTTTTATTCTATCAGCTTATTTAAAAGGCAATTATTAAATGGAATTAATAAGGCAAATAACCTTTTGCATCAGGTAATTAAATTGCATCGATAGTataaaaattcaagaaatttTCCGTGGATATAAGTTAATCCGAATATAGAATTTCAAGTGGCGAGCTGAAATACAGAAGTAGTTCAAACATGATCACAAGAATGCTGGAACAATTCGTGTATGAAAGACTTCAGCATATACTGATCAATATATAGTAATATAAGTTAAAATTTATCCTCTTAGATTTCAGATAATGAACGTTGAAATATATGAGATTATATAACTCCATTAAATAAGAAAATCTAATGTAAGTATTTTTACTCAAGAGATACAACTTCATATAGATAAAATTGAGAATATCTGAACTTAACAAAGAGACACAAAGGCAGATGTGGCTAGGTAGTGTTGGGATCACGATATCAAATGAGTTACTAAATATTATCACAATACTACTTGATGGAAACAGATTATAATGTCAGAATCCGAACTTACAAACGACTTCACAAACCTTGTTAAAGAATCTCCAAAAAATTACAAGTGTCCACTGAAACAAACAGACAAAAAAAAGATTCAAATATGCAatatatatatgtttaatttagACCAATCCACACAACCTAGCTACCCATGCATCTCTTCTTTTTAATGAAGTAGACATTGACTTAAGATTGAAAAGAAGGGTAGAAGCTTCAAGTTTCAAGCTTACATGAAATCAAAGGAGATGGCCAGCTGAAGAGGAGTTGAGACCAGAAAACCCTGTCCATGCATTTCCACCCCAATATTGATTATTCTCCATAGTTCCCAAAAACTGTTTTGTGGAATTTAACCCTTGattattttcttccattctcaCTACTGAATCTTGATGAGAAATCCCAGATGGTGTTGCTTCAATTCCTTCACCTTGAAAAGGGTATAAATTTGTGGCTGCCAAAGATGGCAATCTCCACTGATGATGATCAGATCCTCCAGTGGCTGCTTGTAAATTGTTAGTACTATTCCCTATTTGGAATCCCATTTCATGACCAAGTCCCCCATTGTTTTGTGTAGAAACCAAAGGAGGAGGCTGAAATCCTCCGTATTGATGATTTAGGTTTTGGAAGGCAGCCATGAGAGGAGTTAAATGTGTGGATGACTGTGAAAAGTGTTGGCCAGTAATTTCTTTGCTGCAGCTTGAAGGACTTGCACTAGTTGAAGTGGAAGTAGTACCTATTTGTCTCTCCGCAGTGTTGTTACCGCCAGCGGTCTTTGAGCTGTTGTTAGTGCTTTTGCTTCTCTTGTTTCTTCGGCATCCTCCTCCCACCGGGACGCTCCTCAGAGCACCCCCTCTAGTCCAGTAACGACGACAACTCTTACAGAAGTGTCTGGGCTGTGCAAGGTTATAATTATTGAAGTAGCAGAGCTTAGTGTTCGAGGAATCACACCTCGGGCACTTTAGTCCAGCTTCCGGCAGTGGAATCTTTGCTAATCGGGCTCGATCAACCATGGAACCAGGCCTGATCGAGCCTGGACTCCCACCCACATGAGCAGGCGGGACTGCTGTTGGAAGCTGGGAATTTTCGAGCCCAGGGTTTCCTTGTTGATTGTGATCTAGCTGCTGTAACTGAAGAACATCAAgaggatgaaaaagaagaaagttAGAATTTCACAACTCTTAAGTACTCATCTATATTTGGTATATTCAACAAAAAGACTAGTAGAGAATATGAATatctgcttcttttttttttttttgttagttgAAGAAGATGTATGAATGGGGGGAATTAAGATTAAAGCCATACCTGTTGCAAATTGGGATGATCTAGATAGACTGGAAAAGATGAGAAACTCATGGTTTCTTTCTTTGATCTCTTTGATCTTTATCTCTTTTGTAAAAGGTTGATGAATTTTTTTGGAAATATGTGGTGGAGGAATCACAGTAAAGAGAGGAGGGGAATAGAATACCAGAGCCCcaataaaaagaaaggaaatgaaaggaaaagagagaaggaAGATGAAGGCAGGAAAGGGGGAAATAGAGAGTTTTAGTTTTATTTTCTTCTCTCGTTcgttctttttgtttttactactactactactatattTTTAGGGTTTTGTAATTTGAGTGGGGGAAGTTCCTTCGCATCTAAGCTTTCTTTGTTGATGCCCTTGGACTacatattgttattattattagtgCTCGATAAAAAGGAGAATTGTGAGTCCTCTCTCTCTTGCCTTGTGTAATATTATCTCAGCTATAGCTTTTTATGGTGGGATCCTCTTACGTATTTGAAATTCTAAATAGGGTCATAGTAGCTCCATAATAATCAGGAGTGATATTCTTTGGACCCCTTTTTTGCTTTAATTTGCTTAGCCTTGTTTGGGATAGAGATAATATTTTTAGCTAACTACTGTTGCTAGTACTTTTTATGGTACCCTTGTGTAAGCCCTAGAGTTAGGTTTcttctcctcctcttcttctgcTTTTTCCCCTTGTCTGTTTATATCTTCTAAAGTTTATGGGTAGCTTTCTTTAATTGACCCACATGCAATTTGATGACACTTAAGTAATTAAACAAGGAGAGACGTTCCAAACTTAAATATCTCAACAGAAAATCTTAATTCTAGTATTGGTGCCAATTGAGTATTCATGGAGTTTTTTTAATGGAGTTCAAACctagagagaaagaaaaatcagcGGTCTAGTTCCTACAGTAGGTTATATTGAAGTGAAATATATCACTTCAAATGaatgagtttaagttatatacaccgtCAGTGCATGTTATTAATTTttatagtatatgtatatatatgtatcatgcatttcatgtcagtcgccctcagaggcactcagatgttacaggttgtatcttctctatctctttaaattagtatttttatttatgctttcctgccttacatactcggtactgtattcgtattgacgtcccttttgcatggggacgTTGTGTTTCATACCCACAAATCCCAATAGATAGGCTGACGGTCCTCCTTGTAGGTTGCCAACTCAACGGAAGGTGTTGTTGCACTCCATTTACTCAGGAGTTGCCTTTTGGAGTCAGTATGCTTATGTACATATGATGGGTATGACGGGGCTTGTCCCGACCTTATGATGTTTATTTATTCCTTGACAAATATCATGTATATAGATGTTTTGTTTGGCCTAGTAGGCCCGAATATCttttgtatatcattttggggTTGTCCTTTATCGAGCATTCTTTATGTTATGTTCAGGTTATCTCATGACGGACTTTCTCACCCATTTACGCATGATAGTATGGTTAaggatacgttacattggtactcgacAAATAAGGCCCGGATGCCCATCGCGGCTCTACGGTTTGTGTCGTGACAGTTTATATGTATTTTGCATTTTCAGCACATTAATAGTTATTGTTTCAGCAGATTGtatgttttatgttttcttttgtatttagttgtttggcttctttttttaaaataaagaagtaTGACATATTATGCAAATTTATGCTACGATAATGTGATGAcacgataggtcattttgagttcaggcatttatttttgtattctaagaccccGATTAGCTCCGTTTAGTGTTTTTCGATTTACGTGCACACTCCATGTCTTATTCCAaaaattttatgtgaaaaactaaagaaaatatgaattaaagccttaaaaataatttgagttgattacggtcaatattttgtgtaaacggacccAAATCGATATTTTGATGGTCCTGGtagatccgtatcgtgattttggacttgagcgtatgtccggaattgaaTTTGGTAGTCCCTAACATGTTTTGGCATGATTTGTTAAAaattagtaatttgaaggtttaaggaATTccgaagtttgaccgtaggttgactttatagtTACCAAGTTCAGATTTTGGTTCCGCGACTTGGTATAggtttattttactatttaagatttgtctgtaaaatttggtataaaacagagttgatttgatatgattcggacgctcggttgtgaatttgaaaattcttgagtttatttgaaaatttcatgcattttgatgtccgatCGTAGAAAtatgtgttattttggtatttcgatagcgcgagcaagtttgtatgatgttattacacttgtgtgcatgtttgttggagcccgaggggctcgggtgagtttcgaataggttaaggatcgattttggacttagaggatcCGTTGGTTCAGCTGTTGCTGATGTCTGGTGTTTTATTCTTCGTGATCGTGAAGCTACTCTTGTGATCGCAAAGGGTAACTTGGGGATGGGGTggttttcttctacgcgaacgtggaGAAGTGGCCGCGAATGCAAAGCATCAGAgggattacccttcgcgaatgcgattgTTTAGGTGAGGATCTGGGGGAGGTAGGGGttactctatgcgaatgcgagcccagctcgcgaatgcgaaggacaTGGGGGACaggccatcgcgaacgcgtaggccatTAGGGCCGCTGTTCTTCGTGAATGCATCGGGCCCTTCGAAAATGCGAAGAAGACCTGACGCCCAGTGCTTAAAAGGTCCCAAAATCGGGAATTAagtcatttttcaccattttcaagtttgagcttgGCCTAGAGGCGATTGTAAGAGGgttttcatcccaacttcataggttagtagattttaacttgtttccttATAATTTCATAATCACCCATTGATATTAACCTTTAATCTATTCTTttctatggtagaaattagggatttaggtagaaattgagaattttgagaaattgatatttagacctcaaattgaggtcggattttgaactAATCTCATAACCGGGCTCTAgtgtgaatgggtaatcggggttTAGTCTGaatctcaggttttgaccaagcgagctcggggttgacttttgttgactttttccaaaaaattaaaGGTTGAATCTTCTTCacttgtgggtagtttctaaagcatattttgaattatttgaactatatttggttggatttgattggtttggaggctaattctagaggaaaagccgcGGTCgagcattgatttggttgcggagtgaggtaaatgtcgtggttaaccttgacttgagggactatgacttgtttgtctattttctacatgttttatatATGGtaacaatgtatatgtgaggtgacgagtacttatgcattgttgttgTGTAACAGCATGCAGGTGGAACTTGTTTCTTTGTATTTTATTGTTTTGTTAATTATGATATCCATacttaggttagattattacttctttgATTATTCGTTTcatatttattgattatttcaaAGTTGTTAAATATTTTCGGAAGTTGAAGTTTGATATCATGGCACCATATTTGAATTTAAtcacttttactctcgtcctcaccatgtaataatgtGAATCTTAATAATACATAATGCGGggaaataatttaacttcaaatatggtgccatgatatcaaacttcaactttccaaaacATTCAACATCtttaaaataagaaataaatacgAGACGAATAAttaaagaagtaataatctaacataagcatgaataacataattaacaaaataatataatacaaagaaataattttcacccgcatgctttaactcAATGATAAtacatagatactcgtcacctcacatatacgttgtcccCACACATAAAACACATAgtaaatagaccaacaagtcttaatccctcaagttaaggttaatcACGAAACTTACCTCACTTCCACAATCAAATCAATGCTCTACTGCTATTTTCcctctagaattagcctccaaaacaatcaaatctaaccaaatatagttcaaataattcaaaataagcttcagaaactacccacgaatgaaaagattcaatctttaatgattttgaaaaaagtcaacaaaagtcaacctcgggcccgcttggtcaaaacgtgagattcggaccaaaacccaattacccattcatccccaaGCCCGATTATgttattagtttcaaaatccaacCTTAATTTGAGAtgtaaatctcaatttctcaaattTTTTAATTTCTACCTGAATCCCTTATTTCTACCATGGAAAAAacatagattaaaggttaaaatcaatggaTTTTTATGAAGATGTAAGAAAACAAGTTGAAATCTAgtaacctatgaagttgggatgaaaaaccttttcaaaatcgcctctaggccgagctcaaacttgaaaatggtgagaAACGG
Above is a window of Nicotiana tabacum cultivar K326 chromosome 8, ASM71507v2, whole genome shotgun sequence DNA encoding:
- the LOC107791099 gene encoding dof zinc finger protein DOF3.6-like, with translation MSFSSFPVYLDHPNLQQLQQLDHNQQGNPGLENSQLPTAVPPAHVGGSPGSIRPGSMVDRARLAKIPLPEAGLKCPRCDSSNTKLCYFNNYNLAQPRHFCKSCRRYWTRGGALRSVPVGGGCRRNKRSKSTNNSSKTAGGNNTAERQIGTTSTSTSASPSSCSKEITGQHFSQSSTHLTPLMAAFQNLNHQYGGFQPPPLVSTQNNGGLGHEMGFQIGNSTNNLQAATGGSDHHQWRLPSLAATNLYPFQGEGIEATPSGISHQDSVVRMEENNQGLNSTKQFLGTMENNQYWGGNAWTGFSGLNSSSAGHLL